A single genomic interval of Acetobacteraceae bacterium harbors:
- a CDS encoding SMP-30/gluconolactonase/LRE family protein has protein sequence MTEIGGRAHREAHVFHVDPHTLDITAVLSASEFAGPNGLCFSPDGRVLYIASSEIDTSRSGGGHYNLYAFDVEGKTLRNKRVFAHTNVVQHKLMPDGIKADVSGNIWVGVSGPLGFEGVLVYDPSGKLIGRLRLPRSVSNLTFGGTQRNCLFMCAKDAIFTLDVATQGAGYA, from the coding sequence ATGACGGAAATCGGGGGCCGCGCGCATCGGGAGGCGCATGTCTTCCATGTTGATCCGCACACGCTCGACATTACCGCTGTCCTGTCCGCTTCAGAGTTTGCAGGCCCGAACGGGCTGTGCTTCTCCCCCGATGGGCGCGTGCTTTATATCGCTTCAAGCGAAATCGACACGTCCAGGTCAGGAGGTGGCCATTATAATCTCTATGCTTTCGACGTTGAGGGGAAAACCCTGCGCAATAAGCGCGTCTTTGCGCATACAAATGTCGTGCAGCACAAATTGATGCCTGACGGCATCAAGGCGGATGTTAGCGGCAATATCTGGGTTGGCGTTTCCGGTCCCTTGGGTTTCGAGGGCGTGCTAGTCTATGATCCCTCAGGCAAATTGATCGGGCGTCTCAGACTTCCACGCAGCGTTTCGAATTTGACCTTCGGCGGAACGCAGCGCAATTGCCTGTTCATGTGCGCGAAGGACGCTATTTTCACTCTTGATGTCGCAACACAGGGAGCTGGCTACGCATGA